GTAGCGGTAGACGGAAATGACAGCCCGGGCAGCAGCATTGTAAACCCTGATAACCTTTGTGTAACGGAGAATTATGTGTACATCCAGGAGGATGGTGACTCGTTCTATAAGAACAACAATCATGATGGTACGATCTGGCAGTTTGCAATGGGGAACAAAACCTTGAAAGCCATGCTTCAAATGGATCACAGACGTAATGATGCAGCATTCAGCGCTAAGTATAACCCTGCCAAAAATCTGCAGTTGAGCACCTGGGAATACGGTGCGATGTACGACGTGTCAGATCTTACCGGTATCCCTGGAACCTTTGCAGTAAACCTGCACCCGCATACCTGGACAGACAATAAGTATCGCAATGCCGACGGCGGAACGACTCGTCTGACAAACAATAGCGAAGGTGGCCAGGTGGTTATTGTACGTGGCATAGCTAGATAACATATTGATGATCAATAGATTTTTCAACGCAGGCCTGGCCTGCGTTGTTTTGCTTTTTGGGCTACAAGCTTGTAAAACAGCACAGCAAGATACAGCTGAAAACGTTAAGGCAATTTTTGAGCAGGAGCTGAAGCGTTTGCAGGAGGTGGTAGATGGAGACTTGCTGCCCGCTGCCGAAGGGGGCGACAGCCAAAAAATGAAATTATCTCTTGCCAGGGCCAGGGAACAATACAAGCGGATCGAATACTATTTCGAGTATTTTTTCCCGAAGACTGCGGTGCTCGTAAACGGGCCACCCATTGATGAAATTGAACTTGGGGAGAATCTGGTAGAGCCACCAACGGGCTTTCAGGTCATGGAAGAACTTATTTTTGGGAAGCAAACTGCAGAAAGCAGGGCAGAGCTGATCAACGAGATCAAAAAGATGCAGGTCGACCTGAAGCGGGCTGTGCGGTACAATGCGGAATACCAGATTACCGATGCACAGTTATTTGATGCCATGCGGCTGGAGGTATTTCGTATTATAAGTCTCGGTATTACCGGCTTCGACAGTCCGGCGGCACTCACGTCGCTTCCCGAGGCCTCGGCGGCGTTGTCGGGAATGATGCAGGCCATAGAGACTTACCCTGGTCACGGGCAACTAAAAAGCAATCTTGAAGAGGCAATCGCTTACCTCAATAAGGCTAAAGATTTTAATGCGTTCGACCGGCTTACATTTACTGCGGTACATGTGCAAAAGGTAAGTGAAAGCCTGGCAAAACTTCGTAAACAGTTGGACATCGAGACTGCCGCAAGCGGTTCGGCCTTGCAAGATTCGGCCGTAACGATGTTTCAGAAGCAGGCGTTCGACGTAAACCGCTTTACAAGTAACCACACAGAGTTTATTTCTGATGCCAAGGTTAGCCTGGGTAAAACGTTGTTTAACAGTGCCCTGCTCTCTAAGAAAAATGACCGGAGCTGCGCCAGTTGCCACCGGGAGTCTATGGCTTTCACTGACGGACTGAAGACTGCCGCGGGAATTAACGGCAGGCAATCTCTTTTGCGTAATACGCCTAGCTTGCTGTATGCCGGTATGCAACGCGCGTTCTTTTACGACCTGAAGGCAGCCTCCTTAGAAGATCAGGCGCTGGACGTGGTTCATCATAAAAACGAAATGGACGGGTCGCTGGAGGATGCTGCCCGCGAGATCAACCGCACAGGTGTCTATGTACCTGCTTTCAAAGCCGCTTATGGCGACACTTCTCAGAAGGCTACGCCCTGGAGGATACAGCATGCCATCGCTTCTTACATTCGCTCACTTGCACCCTTTTCGTCGCGGACAGATCAATATCTGCGGGGCGACCGATCCAAATTAAGTGCGGCAGAGAAGCGGGGGTATAATTTGTTTATGGGCAAGGCAAAATGCGGAAGTTGCCATTTTGCACCTTTATATAATGGCACCCCGGCACCCTTGTTTCAAAAAAGTGAAGGTGAAGTATTAGGCGTGCCAGCCGCCGCCGATACTGTCGGCGCAAAGGTTGACCCGGACGGAGGAAGATACACACTGAACCCGTATCCGCAGTACCGGTTTGCATTTAAGACACCTACGCTACGAAATGTAGCGCGCACGGCGCCATACATGCACAATGGCGTGTATCAAACTTTGGAAGAGGT
This region of Pedobacter faecalis genomic DNA includes:
- a CDS encoding cytochrome c peroxidase yields the protein MINRFFNAGLACVVLLFGLQACKTAQQDTAENVKAIFEQELKRLQEVVDGDLLPAAEGGDSQKMKLSLARAREQYKRIEYYFEYFFPKTAVLVNGPPIDEIELGENLVEPPTGFQVMEELIFGKQTAESRAELINEIKKMQVDLKRAVRYNAEYQITDAQLFDAMRLEVFRIISLGITGFDSPAALTSLPEASAALSGMMQAIETYPGHGQLKSNLEEAIAYLNKAKDFNAFDRLTFTAVHVQKVSESLAKLRKQLDIETAASGSALQDSAVTMFQKQAFDVNRFTSNHTEFISDAKVSLGKTLFNSALLSKKNDRSCASCHRESMAFTDGLKTAAGINGRQSLLRNTPSLLYAGMQRAFFYDLKAASLEDQALDVVHHKNEMDGSLEDAAREINRTGVYVPAFKAAYGDTSQKATPWRIQHAIASYIRSLAPFSSRTDQYLRGDRSKLSAAEKRGYNLFMGKAKCGSCHFAPLYNGTPAPLFQKSEGEVLGVPAAADTVGAKVDPDGGRYTLNPYPQYRFAFKTPTLRNVARTAPYMHNGVYQTLEEVLDFYNRGGGAGIGIALDNQTLSADPLNLSRQEIKDIVEFLKALNDEKD